A region of Massilia sp. WG5 DNA encodes the following proteins:
- a CDS encoding efflux transporter outer membrane subunit, with the protein MMQRALKLSSLLFSLACATLAGCASHAPIAEPPPKVDLPAAWTEAGTPAHQASPDKNWWQRFGSPELTRLVDEGRSGNLELAGALARVRQAEAGARIAGVSLLPTANFYSDANRAMPIGSGSASTSAGSTLQVSYEVDFWGKNKASLASAEASLEANRFDRQTVALTVTSGIVSTYLQVLSLHDRLAVAREHVANAEHVLRLVEAQKSAGAASTLDLARQRSAVAQQKSDIPGLMQQEREAQSALAILLGKTPQAFSVGPQGLDTVTLPEVSPGLPSELLSRRPDIRRAEASLAAANADVAVARANLFPSINLTGAMGAQSSALLSLLNAPNLVANVSTSLMAPIFDGGRLKRERELAIARKQELVQVYRATVISALSEVDTALGQIRSLDEQRRLKTTELEQARQAYELAEIRYKAGAEDLMTVLDTQRALSDVQNDMGMLKLKRLQATVSLYKALGGGWQDDRHQAAAPKPAASDSAA; encoded by the coding sequence ATGATGCAGCGCGCTCTGAAACTGTCTTCTCTTCTGTTCAGTCTGGCTTGCGCGACGCTGGCGGGATGCGCCAGCCATGCCCCGATCGCGGAGCCGCCGCCGAAGGTCGACCTGCCTGCCGCCTGGACCGAGGCCGGAACGCCGGCGCACCAGGCCTCGCCCGACAAGAACTGGTGGCAGCGCTTCGGCAGCCCCGAACTGACGCGCCTGGTCGATGAAGGCCGGTCCGGCAACCTGGAGCTGGCCGGCGCACTGGCGCGCGTCAGGCAGGCCGAGGCCGGGGCCCGCATCGCCGGCGTGTCGCTGCTGCCCACGGCGAACTTCTACAGCGACGCCAACCGCGCCATGCCGATCGGCAGCGGCAGCGCGAGCACCTCCGCCGGCAGTACCCTGCAGGTGTCCTACGAAGTCGATTTCTGGGGCAAGAACAAGGCGAGCTTGGCGTCGGCGGAAGCGTCGCTCGAAGCCAATCGCTTCGACCGCCAGACCGTGGCCCTGACGGTCACCAGCGGCATCGTCTCGACCTATCTGCAAGTGCTGTCGCTGCATGACCGGCTTGCCGTCGCGCGCGAGCATGTCGCGAATGCCGAGCATGTGCTGAGGCTGGTGGAAGCACAGAAGAGCGCGGGCGCCGCCTCGACGCTCGACCTGGCGCGCCAGCGCTCCGCCGTGGCGCAGCAGAAGTCGGACATACCGGGCCTGATGCAGCAGGAGCGCGAGGCGCAGTCGGCGCTGGCCATCCTGCTCGGCAAGACGCCGCAGGCATTCTCCGTCGGCCCGCAGGGGCTGGACACGGTCACCCTGCCGGAGGTCTCGCCGGGCCTGCCGTCCGAGCTGCTGTCGCGCCGGCCCGATATCCGCCGCGCCGAGGCCAGCCTGGCCGCCGCCAATGCCGACGTCGCCGTCGCCCGGGCCAACCTGTTCCCCAGCATTAACCTGACCGGGGCGATGGGCGCGCAAAGCAGCGCCTTGCTGTCGCTGCTGAACGCCCCCAACCTGGTCGCCAATGTCAGTACCTCGCTGATGGCGCCGATTTTCGATGGCGGCCGCCTGAAGCGGGAACGCGAGCTCGCCATCGCCCGCAAACAGGAACTGGTCCAGGTGTACCGCGCGACCGTGATCTCCGCGCTGTCGGAAGTGGATACCGCGCTGGGCCAGATCCGCAGCCTGGACGAGCAGCGGCGCCTGAAGACCACGGAACTCGAACAGGCGCGCCAGGCCTACGAGCTGGCGGAAATCCGCTACAAGGCGGGCGCCGAGGACTTGATGACGGTGCTCGATACCCAGCGCGCCCTGTCGGACGTGCAGAACGATATGGGGATGTTGAAGCTGAAGCGCCTGCAGGCGACCGTGTCCCTGTACAAGGCGCTCGGCGGCGGGTGGCAGGACGATCGGCACCAGGCCGCAGCGCCAAAGCCGGCGGCATCCGATTCGGCTGCCTGA
- a CDS encoding efflux RND transporter periplasmic adaptor subunit: MAADQHDRSSSLARCTRRAASRNMAAALLSLSAVLGAGPVSAQATRPSAPAPAPAAAPVKLDTVTALRGDLQQTVEAAGKLQLHKWADTYAQIGGQVKEVLVAIGDTVKADQPLVEITPTQQPAKAESSRAQMARLQADLADQRAQLDFAQLQFKRQTQLKAQNATREEAFESARMNASSASARVDAITAQIHELEATLKIDEEARQKTLVRAPMSGSVVSLAARTGQMLSAAQAAAPLLRIADLSEMTVAARVAESDVTRLRPGMAASFTTPGYPGKRWSGKLRQVIPIPADGSGEQGKQAFYIVLFEVRNPDHELMSGMSAQVQFVVAQARDALLLPASALGAPDEDGLVKVNVVDADQHVSARKIKIGLRTAQQVQVLSGLAAGDKVLLGPAPKAPSDAAPKPLVAAGA, encoded by the coding sequence ATGGCTGCTGATCAACACGACCGAAGCTCCTCCCTGGCCCGCTGCACGCGCCGCGCCGCTTCCCGCAACATGGCCGCAGCCCTGCTGTCACTGAGCGCGGTGCTGGGCGCCGGTCCCGTATCGGCGCAAGCGACCAGGCCGTCGGCGCCTGCGCCCGCGCCCGCGGCCGCACCGGTCAAGCTCGACACCGTCACCGCGCTGCGCGGCGACCTCCAGCAAACGGTCGAGGCCGCAGGCAAGCTCCAGCTCCACAAATGGGCCGATACCTATGCCCAGATCGGCGGGCAGGTGAAAGAGGTGCTGGTCGCCATCGGCGATACGGTCAAGGCCGACCAGCCCCTGGTCGAGATCACCCCGACCCAGCAACCCGCCAAGGCCGAAAGCAGCCGCGCCCAGATGGCCCGGCTGCAGGCGGATCTCGCCGACCAGCGCGCACAGCTCGATTTCGCCCAGCTCCAGTTCAAGCGCCAGACCCAGTTGAAAGCGCAGAACGCGACCCGCGAGGAAGCCTTCGAATCGGCGCGGATGAACGCCTCGTCGGCAAGCGCGCGGGTCGACGCGATCACGGCGCAGATCCACGAACTCGAAGCGACCTTGAAAATCGACGAGGAAGCGCGCCAGAAGACGCTGGTCAGGGCGCCGATGTCCGGCAGCGTGGTGTCGCTGGCCGCGCGCACGGGGCAGATGCTGAGCGCCGCGCAAGCCGCGGCGCCGCTGCTGCGGATTGCCGACCTGTCGGAGATGACGGTGGCCGCGCGCGTTGCGGAAAGCGACGTGACGCGCTTGCGGCCGGGCATGGCGGCGAGCTTCACGACCCCCGGCTATCCCGGCAAACGCTGGTCGGGAAAGCTGCGCCAGGTCATCCCCATCCCGGCCGACGGCAGCGGCGAGCAGGGCAAGCAGGCCTTTTATATCGTCCTGTTCGAAGTCAGGAATCCGGATCACGAACTGATGAGCGGCATGAGTGCGCAGGTGCAGTTCGTCGTGGCGCAGGCGCGCGACGCGCTGCTGCTGCCGGCAAGCGCCCTGGGCGCGCCGGACGAGGACGGCCTGGTCAAGGTCAATGTGGTCGACGCCGACCAGCACGTCAGCGCCCGCAAGATCAAAATCGGATTGCGCACCGCGCAACAGGTGCAGGTCCTGTCCGGGCTGGCGGCGGGCGACAAGGTGCTGCTCGGACCGGCGCCCAAGGCGCCGTCCGATGCCGCGCCGAAGCCGCTCGTGGCGGCAGGCGCTTGA